A region of Mycolicibacterium brumae DNA encodes the following proteins:
- the msrB gene encoding peptide-methionine (R)-S-oxide reductase MsrB, which produces MPLDELPPPKVELSDDDWRARLTPEEFAVLRRAGTERPGVGEYTNTHTEGVYTCRACGAELFRSTEKFDSHCGWPSFFDPSHSDAVILRPDDSLGMRRVEVLCASCHSHLGHVFSGEGYPTPTDQRYCINSISLRLVPAED; this is translated from the coding sequence ATGCCCCTCGACGAACTCCCCCCGCCCAAGGTCGAACTGTCCGACGACGATTGGCGCGCCCGGCTGACCCCGGAGGAGTTCGCGGTGCTCCGCCGCGCCGGAACCGAGCGGCCCGGCGTCGGCGAATACACCAACACCCACACCGAGGGCGTGTACACCTGCCGGGCCTGCGGGGCCGAACTGTTCCGCAGCACCGAGAAGTTCGATTCGCACTGCGGCTGGCCGTCGTTCTTCGACCCGTCGCACTCCGACGCGGTGATCCTGCGGCCCGACGACTCCCTCGGCATGCGCCGGGTGGAGGTGCTGTGCGCGTCCTGCCACAGCCACCTCGGGCACGTGTTCTCCGGTGAGGGTTACCCCACCCCCACCGACCAGCGGTACTGCATCAACAGCATCTCGCTGCGTCTGGTCCCTGCGGAGGACTGA
- a CDS encoding type II toxin-antitoxin system VapC family toxin, whose amino-acid sequence MIYLDTSALVKLLVTEDETPALRRWLSEQTSGGVFAATSTLGRIELMRAAARYSEPGLADRARFLLDGMDLLPLTESVLTLAETIGPPSLRSLDAIHLAAAAHVRDELTAFVTYDRRLLDGCCDVGLAVVSPGA is encoded by the coding sequence ATGATCTACCTCGACACCTCCGCTCTGGTGAAACTGCTCGTCACCGAGGACGAGACGCCCGCCTTGAGAAGGTGGCTTTCGGAACAGACCTCAGGCGGGGTGTTCGCAGCCACCAGCACGCTGGGTCGGATCGAGCTGATGAGGGCCGCCGCTCGATATTCCGAACCGGGGCTCGCTGACCGCGCGCGGTTCCTGCTCGACGGGATGGACCTGCTGCCGCTCACTGAATCTGTGCTGACCCTCGCGGAAACAATCGGCCCGCCTTCACTGCGATCCCTCGACGCAATCCACCTGGCGGCGGCCGCCCACGTCCGCGATGAACTGACGGCGTTCGTGACGTATGACCGGCGACTGCTCGACGGCTGCTGTGACGTGGGGCTTGCCGTCGTGTCGCCCGGCGCGTAG
- a CDS encoding type II toxin-antitoxin system Phd/YefM family antitoxin has translation MESIGVRELRQHASRYLARVEAGEELAVTNNGRVVARLVPVGAAERSRAALIESGALIPARRPENLLVVTAAPQREGKPSLSAVLAEMRDEE, from the coding sequence ATGGAGTCGATCGGGGTGCGGGAACTACGCCAGCATGCGTCGCGCTACCTCGCCCGGGTGGAAGCGGGTGAGGAACTCGCGGTGACCAACAATGGCCGGGTGGTGGCGCGGCTGGTTCCGGTCGGCGCCGCGGAGCGTTCGCGGGCCGCGCTGATCGAGTCCGGCGCGTTGATACCGGCGCGACGGCCGGAGAACCTCCTCGTTGTCACGGCGGCTCCGCAGCGTGAGGGCAAGCCGAGCCTGTCCGCGGTCCTCGCCGAGATGCGCGACGAGGAATGA
- a CDS encoding class I SAM-dependent methyltransferase encodes MTEPDLHRDRRRALSFGAIADAYDALRPRYSSVTVDAVCAAGDRVLDVGAGTGILSRQLRSRGASVLAVEPDPAMAEIVSGSGIPVEVATFEDWDAAGRVFDLVTFGQSFHWVDASAAIPRLASLVSPGGRVVLLWNKLRPSRPSNDELRSASSDYVNVDAVSSDPTHADFALAELSRRFADAGFAVTQREDSWVETQPADRWLDLIFTYSAHSTLPAERRAAMRAALAAVIGDDDVVIDASTIALIATR; translated from the coding sequence ATGACCGAGCCCGATCTGCACCGGGATCGCCGCCGGGCGCTCTCGTTCGGCGCGATCGCCGACGCCTACGACGCGCTTCGGCCGCGCTACTCCTCGGTGACTGTTGACGCGGTGTGCGCGGCGGGGGACCGGGTACTGGATGTCGGCGCGGGCACCGGGATCCTGTCTCGGCAACTGCGTTCGCGGGGCGCTTCGGTGCTGGCGGTGGAACCCGATCCGGCGATGGCCGAGATCGTCTCGGGTTCGGGCATCCCGGTGGAGGTCGCGACGTTCGAGGACTGGGACGCCGCCGGGCGGGTGTTCGACCTGGTGACCTTCGGGCAGTCGTTCCACTGGGTCGACGCCTCCGCGGCGATCCCGCGGCTGGCGTCGCTGGTGTCTCCGGGCGGCCGGGTCGTGCTGCTGTGGAACAAGCTGCGCCCCAGCCGCCCGTCGAACGACGAATTGCGTTCCGCCAGCAGTGATTACGTCAACGTCGACGCGGTCAGTTCGGATCCGACGCACGCCGACTTCGCGTTGGCGGAACTGAGCCGTCGGTTCGCCGACGCCGGTTTTGCGGTGACCCAGCGTGAGGACTCCTGGGTCGAGACGCAGCCGGCGGACCGTTGGCTGGACCTGATCTTCACCTACTCGGCGCACTCGACATTGCCCGCGGAGCGCCGGGCCGCGATGCGGGCGGCGCTGGCCGCCGTGATCGGCGATGACGACGTCGTCATCGACGCCTCCACCATCGCGCTGATCGCGACGCGATGA
- the hemQ gene encoding hydrogen peroxide-dependent heme synthase produces MARLDYDKLNNTTRYMMISVFAVEPGVLDDDRAGVIAELEGYLAGREEDGVVVRGLYDVAGMRGDADYMMWTHAERIEDLQATYTGLRRTELGRASSPVWSVAALHRPAEFNKSHLPSFIMGEPAGDYICVYPFVRSLEWYLLPDEERRRMLVEHGMEGRAYPDVRANTVPAFALGDYEWILAFEGPDLGRIVELMWKLRYTDARRHAREETPFFTGPRRSVADLVNGLV; encoded by the coding sequence ATGGCCCGCCTCGATTACGACAAGCTGAACAACACCACCCGCTACATGATGATCTCGGTGTTCGCCGTGGAGCCCGGAGTCCTCGACGATGACCGCGCCGGGGTGATCGCCGAACTGGAGGGCTACCTCGCCGGCCGTGAGGAGGACGGCGTCGTGGTCCGCGGCCTCTACGACGTGGCCGGCATGCGCGGCGACGCCGACTACATGATGTGGACGCACGCCGAGCGGATTGAGGACCTGCAGGCCACCTACACCGGGCTGCGCCGCACCGAACTGGGCCGCGCCAGCTCCCCGGTCTGGAGCGTCGCGGCGCTGCACCGGCCCGCCGAGTTCAACAAGAGCCACCTGCCGTCGTTCATCATGGGCGAGCCGGCCGGCGACTACATCTGCGTGTACCCGTTCGTGCGGTCCCTGGAGTGGTACCTGCTGCCCGACGAGGAGCGCCGCCGGATGCTCGTCGAGCACGGCATGGAGGGTCGCGCCTACCCGGACGTGCGGGCCAACACGGTGCCGGCGTTCGCGCTGGGGGACTACGAGTGGATCCTGGCGTTCGAGGGCCCGGACCTGGGCCGGATCGTCGAGCTGATGTGGAAGCTGCGCTACACCGACGCCCGCCGGCACGCCCGCGAGGAGACCCCGTTCTTCACCGGCCCGCGGCGCAGCGTCGCCGATCTGGTCAACGGACTGGTCTGA
- a CDS encoding protoporphyrinogen oxidase, translated as MKRRYAVVGGGVSGLTAAYRLRRAVPDAHITVFDPADRLGGILRTERLAGQTMEIGAEAFVVRRPEMPALLAELGLADRRRVPTGVRPQLYSEGRLHPLPAGTVNGLPSSAASMAGLVDPDTLARIAAEPGRALPWRPGDDPSVAALVGDRFGEQVVTRSVDPMLSGVYAGSSAGIGLRSAVPTVAAELDRGAPNLTAAVRAVAPSGPAGPVFGAIDGGYRVLLDALVSASDLVWRPNSATALAADGDRWCVVDDEGVEHRVDAVVLAAPVTRAAALLAGPAPAAAELARRIPVASSVVVALAVPGGTPLPAQSGVLVATGERLHAKAITLSTRKWGATGNVELLRMSFGRFGDTVAASVADDRLLAWAVADLQTVFGIAVDPVDALTHRWLDAMPQYGPGHLGLVARLRAELPPGLALAGNYLDGVGVPACLAAAGRAVASLLGSR; from the coding sequence CTGAAACGCCGCTACGCCGTCGTCGGCGGCGGTGTCTCCGGGCTGACCGCGGCCTACCGGCTGCGCCGCGCGGTCCCGGACGCGCACATCACCGTGTTCGACCCCGCCGACCGGCTCGGCGGCATCCTGCGCACCGAGCGACTGGCCGGCCAGACCATGGAGATCGGCGCCGAGGCGTTCGTGGTGCGCCGCCCCGAGATGCCGGCGCTGCTGGCCGAACTCGGGCTCGCCGACCGTCGACGGGTCCCCACCGGGGTGCGGCCGCAGCTTTACAGCGAGGGCCGGCTGCACCCGCTGCCGGCCGGGACCGTCAACGGACTGCCGTCGTCGGCGGCGTCGATGGCCGGTCTCGTCGACCCCGACACGCTGGCCCGGATCGCCGCCGAACCGGGCCGCGCGCTGCCCTGGCGGCCCGGGGACGACCCCTCGGTCGCCGCGCTGGTCGGCGACCGCTTCGGCGAGCAGGTCGTCACCCGATCGGTCGACCCGATGCTGTCCGGGGTGTACGCCGGATCCTCGGCCGGCATCGGGCTGCGCTCCGCGGTCCCGACGGTGGCCGCCGAGCTGGACCGCGGCGCCCCGAACCTGACCGCCGCGGTGCGCGCGGTGGCCCCGAGTGGCCCGGCCGGACCGGTGTTCGGGGCCATCGACGGTGGGTACCGGGTGCTCCTGGACGCGCTGGTGTCGGCCTCGGACCTGGTGTGGCGACCGAACTCGGCGACGGCGCTGGCCGCCGACGGCGACCGTTGGTGCGTCGTCGACGACGAGGGCGTCGAGCACCGCGTCGACGCCGTCGTGCTGGCCGCCCCGGTCACCCGGGCCGCGGCGCTGCTGGCCGGCCCCGCCCCGGCCGCCGCCGAGCTGGCCCGCCGGATCCCGGTCGCGTCCTCGGTCGTCGTCGCGCTGGCCGTGCCCGGCGGCACCCCGCTGCCGGCGCAGTCCGGCGTGCTGGTGGCCACCGGGGAGCGTCTGCACGCCAAGGCCATCACGCTGTCCACCCGGAAATGGGGCGCGACCGGCAACGTCGAACTGCTGCGGATGTCGTTCGGCCGGTTCGGCGACACGGTCGCCGCCAGCGTCGCCGACGATCGGTTGCTGGCCTGGGCCGTCGCCGACCTGCAGACGGTGTTCGGGATCGCCGTCGACCCGGTCGACGCCCTGACGCACCGCTGGCTCGACGCCATGCCGCAGTACGGCCCCGGGCACCTGGGGCTGGTGGCGCGGCTGCGCGCGGAGCTGCCGCCCGGGCTGGCGCTGGCGGGCAATTACCTCGACGGCGTCGGTGTGCCGGCGTGTCTGGCGGCGGCCGGGCGCGCGGTGGCGAGCCTGCTCGGATCCCGCTGA
- the hemE gene encoding uroporphyrinogen decarboxylase gives MSNRRELPESPYLAAIAGRTPSHTPVWFMRQAGRSLPEYRALRANHRMLDACFDAELVTEITLQPIRRHHVDAAILFSDIVVPLRGAGVDLDIVPDVGPVIAHPIRTADDLSGIGRLDPAAVAPVADAVSALVGELGATPLIGFAGAPFTLASYLVEGGPSRHHERTKAMMLGEPALWHRLMEALTEVTIAFLQLQVDAGVDALQLFDSWAGTLSLADYRHYVLPHSARVFDALAPAGVPMTHFGVGAAELLGAMSEAIGPQAAGMVGVDWRTALVDAAGRVGPGRALQGNLDPVVLLAGWDVVEPAARAVHDDGRAAIAAGAAGHVFNLGHGVLPATDPGLLTDLVALVHSL, from the coding sequence ATGAGCAACCGACGTGAGCTGCCCGAATCGCCCTATCTGGCGGCCATCGCCGGCCGCACGCCGTCGCACACCCCGGTGTGGTTCATGCGGCAGGCCGGCCGGTCGCTGCCCGAGTACCGGGCGCTGCGCGCCAACCACCGGATGCTGGACGCCTGCTTCGACGCCGAGCTGGTCACCGAGATCACCCTGCAGCCGATCCGTCGGCACCACGTCGACGCCGCGATCCTGTTCTCCGACATCGTGGTGCCGCTGCGCGGCGCGGGCGTCGACCTGGACATCGTGCCCGACGTCGGCCCGGTGATCGCCCACCCGATCCGCACCGCCGACGACCTGTCCGGCATCGGCCGGCTGGACCCGGCCGCCGTCGCCCCGGTCGCCGACGCGGTTTCGGCGCTGGTCGGCGAGCTGGGCGCCACCCCGCTGATCGGCTTCGCCGGGGCCCCGTTCACGTTGGCGTCCTACCTGGTGGAGGGCGGCCCGAGCCGCCACCACGAACGCACCAAGGCGATGATGCTCGGCGAGCCCGCGCTCTGGCACCGGCTGATGGAGGCGCTGACCGAGGTCACCATCGCGTTCCTGCAGCTGCAGGTGGACGCCGGCGTCGACGCGCTGCAACTGTTCGACTCGTGGGCCGGCACCCTGTCGCTGGCCGACTACCGTCACTACGTGCTGCCGCACAGCGCCCGGGTGTTCGACGCGCTGGCCCCCGCCGGGGTGCCGATGACGCACTTCGGGGTCGGCGCCGCCGAACTGCTCGGCGCCATGTCCGAGGCGATCGGCCCGCAGGCCGCGGGCATGGTCGGGGTGGACTGGCGCACCGCGCTGGTCGACGCCGCCGGCCGGGTCGGTCCGGGCCGGGCGCTGCAGGGCAATCTCGACCCCGTGGTGTTGCTGGCCGGTTGGGACGTCGTCGAACCGGCCGCCCGCGCCGTGCACGACGACGGCCGGGCGGCGATCGCCGCCGGCGCGGCCGGGCATGTGTTCAACCTCGGCCACGGCGTGCTGCCGGCCACCGACCCGGGCCTGCTGACCGACCTGGTGGCGCTGGTGCACTCGTTGTGA
- a CDS encoding DUF3000 domain-containing protein, translating to MTSVEPAEFRDAVAAMNVATTRPEIELGPIRPPQRLAPFSYALGAEVRHAHTEVIPEQSEGDAFGRLILLHDPEGSDAWDGTMRLVAYIQADLDPSEAVDPLLPEVAWSWLVEALNTGCPGHTALGGTVTATTSVRYGDISGPPRAHQLELRASWTATDLALDAHVRAFCEVLEHAAGLPPVGVTSLGSRSRA from the coding sequence GTGACCTCTGTCGAACCGGCCGAGTTCCGGGACGCGGTCGCGGCCATGAACGTCGCGACGACCCGCCCCGAGATCGAGTTGGGCCCGATCCGCCCGCCGCAGCGGCTGGCGCCGTTCAGCTATGCGCTCGGCGCCGAGGTGCGCCATGCCCACACCGAGGTGATCCCGGAGCAGTCCGAGGGTGACGCGTTCGGCCGGCTGATCCTGCTGCACGACCCGGAGGGCTCCGACGCCTGGGACGGCACCATGCGGCTGGTCGCCTACATCCAGGCCGATCTGGACCCCAGCGAAGCCGTCGACCCGCTGCTGCCCGAGGTGGCGTGGAGTTGGCTGGTCGAGGCGCTGAACACCGGCTGTCCGGGACACACCGCGCTGGGCGGCACGGTGACCGCGACGACATCGGTGCGCTACGGCGACATCTCCGGCCCGCCGCGCGCGCACCAACTGGAACTGCGCGCCTCCTGGACGGCGACGGACCTGGCCCTGGACGCGCACGTCCGGGCGTTCTGCGAGGTGCTCGAACACGCCGCGGGTCTGCCGCCGGTGGGGGTGACCAGCCTCGGGTCCCGGTCGCGGGCCTGA
- a CDS encoding HRDC domain-containing protein: protein MTASEPGTDPEPEAGPEPQPLAVPADGVPAVSVYAEDIAAAAELLDSGHGAFAIDAERASGFRYSNRAYLIQIRRAGAGTVLIDPVSHGRDPLQTLAPVAKVLDEGEWILHAADQDLPCLAELGLRPPALYDTELAGRLAGYDRVNLAAMVARLLGLGLAKGHGAADWSKRPLPAAWLNYAALDVEVLLELRDAIANVLAEQGKTDWAAQEFEYLRTAEPTVTRRDRWRRTSGIHKVKNRQALAEVRQLWTVRDQIAARRDIAPGRILPDSAIVAAALADPKTVDELTALPVFGGPKQRRQANTWLQAIAAGRADTDPPQLSERQPGPPPAVRWSRRKPEASARLEAARSALTALSDQVGVPTENLVSPELVRRLCWDWTPDGPAQPRIEAFLAENGARPWQRELVGPVLAGALG from the coding sequence ATGACTGCTTCCGAACCCGGGACCGATCCCGAACCAGAAGCCGGACCGGAGCCTCAACCTCTCGCCGTCCCGGCCGACGGGGTGCCCGCGGTGTCGGTGTACGCCGAGGACATCGCCGCCGCGGCCGAACTGCTGGATTCCGGGCACGGCGCGTTCGCGATCGACGCCGAACGCGCGTCGGGCTTCCGCTACTCCAACCGCGCGTATCTGATCCAGATCCGCCGGGCCGGCGCCGGCACCGTGCTGATCGACCCGGTCAGCCACGGCCGCGACCCGCTGCAAACCCTCGCCCCGGTCGCCAAGGTGCTCGACGAGGGCGAGTGGATCCTGCACGCCGCCGATCAGGACCTGCCGTGCCTCGCCGAGCTCGGGCTGCGACCACCGGCGCTGTATGACACCGAGCTGGCCGGGCGCCTCGCCGGCTACGACCGGGTGAACCTGGCCGCCATGGTCGCCCGGCTGCTGGGGCTGGGCCTGGCCAAGGGCCACGGCGCGGCGGACTGGTCCAAACGGCCGCTGCCCGCCGCCTGGCTGAACTACGCGGCGCTGGACGTCGAGGTGCTATTGGAGCTGCGCGACGCGATCGCGAACGTGCTGGCCGAGCAGGGCAAAACCGATTGGGCCGCACAGGAATTCGAGTATCTGCGCACCGCCGAGCCGACCGTCACCCGGCGGGACCGCTGGCGGCGGACCTCCGGGATCCACAAGGTGAAGAATCGCCAAGCCCTCGCCGAGGTCCGCCAGCTGTGGACGGTGCGCGACCAGATCGCCGCCCGCCGGGACATCGCGCCGGGCCGGATCCTGCCGGACTCGGCGATCGTGGCGGCGGCTCTGGCCGACCCCAAGACCGTCGACGAGCTGACCGCGCTGCCGGTGTTCGGCGGCCCCAAACAGCGCCGCCAGGCGAACACCTGGCTGCAGGCCATCGCCGCCGGCCGCGCCGACACCGATCCCCCGCAACTGTCCGAGCGTCAGCCCGGCCCACCGCCCGCGGTCCGCTGGAGTCGCCGCAAACCCGAGGCCTCGGCCCGGCTGGAGGCCGCCCGGTCCGCGTTGACCGCGCTGTCCGATCAGGTCGGGGTGCCAACGGAGAACCTGGTGTCCCCGGAACTGGTGCGCAGGCTGTGCTGGGACTGGACGCCCGACGGGCCGGCGCAGCCGCGGATCGAGGCGTTCTTAGCCGAGAACGGGGCCCGGCCGTGGCAGCGCGAGCTGGTCGGGCCGGTGCTGGCCGGCGCGCTGGGCTGA
- a CDS encoding alpha/beta hydrolase family protein, with the protein MVAVLMSPAIAVAAPNWSGLDARNYSGTIGAHGTLISSVPLDPALSVPSAAASYRVLYATIDQHDAPAVATAVVFTPRTPAPPGGWPVIAWAHGTVGLGDDCAPSANPRSERDKEYLSHWLDQGYAVVGADYTGLGTPGLMSYLNSRATAQSVVDSVIAAHQLDLDLSPKWAVVGQSQGGGAAVATARWATELSAGSGLDYRGVVATGTPAGVERMVKTAGPDMAAPANLAPVANAYAAYILAALREAHPELNVNSALTPAGAAAADRAETVCLRPLSDELSGMTIPGLFSAPLSSLPNFAAVVDDFMGIPSSGYDRPIFLGVGMLDRDVPPELTLKFNDALVANGQPVTLHVYPDQDHSGTVMASVPDSTPFLAGLFG; encoded by the coding sequence ATGGTCGCCGTGCTGATGTCCCCTGCCATCGCCGTCGCCGCCCCGAACTGGTCGGGCCTGGACGCCCGGAACTACTCGGGAACGATCGGCGCGCACGGCACGCTGATCAGCTCGGTTCCGCTGGACCCGGCGCTGTCGGTTCCCTCGGCGGCCGCGTCCTACCGGGTCCTCTACGCCACCATCGACCAGCACGACGCGCCCGCGGTGGCCACCGCCGTGGTGTTCACCCCGCGCACCCCCGCCCCGCCGGGCGGCTGGCCGGTGATCGCCTGGGCGCACGGCACCGTCGGCCTCGGCGACGACTGCGCGCCCTCGGCCAACCCCCGCAGTGAACGCGACAAGGAATACCTGTCGCACTGGTTGGACCAGGGCTACGCCGTCGTCGGCGCCGACTACACCGGCCTGGGCACCCCCGGCCTGATGAGCTACCTCAACAGCCGCGCCACCGCCCAGTCCGTGGTCGACTCGGTGATCGCCGCCCACCAGCTGGACCTGGACCTGTCGCCGAAGTGGGCGGTGGTCGGGCAGTCCCAGGGCGGCGGCGCGGCGGTCGCGACCGCGCGCTGGGCCACCGAACTGTCGGCCGGATCCGGGCTCGACTATCGCGGTGTGGTGGCCACCGGCACCCCGGCGGGTGTGGAACGGATGGTCAAGACCGCCGGACCGGATATGGCCGCGCCGGCCAACCTCGCCCCGGTCGCCAACGCGTATGCCGCCTACATCCTGGCCGCGCTGCGCGAGGCGCACCCGGAGCTGAACGTGAACTCCGCGCTGACCCCGGCCGGGGCGGCCGCGGCCGACCGGGCCGAGACGGTGTGTCTGCGCCCGCTCTCCGATGAGCTCTCCGGCATGACGATCCCGGGCCTCTTCAGCGCGCCGCTGAGTTCGCTGCCGAACTTCGCCGCCGTCGTCGACGACTTCATGGGCATCCCGAGCTCCGGCTACGACCGGCCGATCTTCCTCGGCGTCGGCATGCTGGACCGGGACGTGCCCCCGGAGCTGACGCTGAAGTTCAACGACGCGCTGGTCGCCAACGGCCAGCCGGTCACCCTGCACGTCTACCCCGATCAGGACCACAGCGGCACCGTGATGGCCTCGGTGCCGGACTCCACCCCGTTCCTGGCAGGGTTGTTCGGATGA